The Aphis gossypii isolate Hap1 chromosome 3, ASM2018417v2, whole genome shotgun sequence genome includes a region encoding these proteins:
- the LOC114133122 gene encoding ras GTPase-activating protein-binding protein 1, producing MVADSCPNPQSVGREFVRQYYTMLNQSPHYMHRFYSSDSYFVHGGLEPYSRDMTPSIGQKEIHKRVQELNFRDCHAKILQVDSQNTLGNGVVVHVTGELSNCGQPMRRFAQTFVLAAQSPKKYYVHNDIFRYQDVMLNEDDVNDEADSGQSDGEENGEVEQAPVPQQPQHQVNYYNTSTQGQNLNGVALNVIPASVPVQQLLPEQIPVQVQQHIPTVTAPVQNSAPTVLSPSSNVSRTQPTYTQNQILPEQPKIQHQEEPTNHNVDIKENQEPIKKDLPITEAVSPGDQPKPLYAQLFKSGARSTETHAEAPQPPASVPTQNYSTPSLPKATSPVRNNDYSSNSFSNNQYEQRGNANRNMRNNYNGRGGVGGRNLNDRPSRNSFNNRENGYNSGPGNDLRINRGNQSGSYNGMFQSDEQQLFIGKIPPEVQESDLRNLFEKFGNLLDVRIMKGGSKTGDPSMNGNFGFVIFESIDTAHKVLKSRPIMLPGENGIKLNVEEKKNKSRSSMVNSEGGSGGGGSLGRGGMRTGNNRGGFNRNQNDGPRNNNFRRQN from the exons ATGGTTGCTGATAGTTGTCCAAACCCACAGAGTGTGGGACGTGAATTTGTCCGTCAATATTATACGATGTTGAACCAATCGCCTCATTACATgcatag attCTATAGTAGCgattcatattttgtacatgGAGGTTTGGAACCATATAGTAGGGACATGACTCCTAGTATTGGTCAAAAAGAAATCCATAAACGTGTACAAGAATTGAATTTTCGGGACTGTCATGCTAAGATCTTACAAGTTGATTCACAAAACACTCTTGGAAATGGTGTGGTAGTTCATGTCACTGGTGAATTATCTAACTGTGGGCAACCCATGCGTCGTTTTGCACAAACGTTTGTATTGGCAGCTCAGTCTCCTAAGAAGTATTATGTTCATAATGACATTTTTCGTTAtcag GATGTGATGTTGAATGAAGATGATGTAAATGATGAAGCAGATTCTGGACAATCTGATGGTGAAGAAAATGGAGAAGTTGAACAAGCTCCTGTTCCTCAACAACCCCAGCatcaagtaaattattataatacttcaaCTCAAGGACAGAATTTAAACGGAGTTGCTCTGAATGTGATACCTGCTTCAGTCCCAGTACAGCAGTTGCTACCTGAGCAAATTCCTGTTCAAGTTCAACAAcatatt CCGACTGTTACTGCTCCGGTACAAAATTCTGCTCCTACTGTATTGTCACCTAGTAGTAATGTATCCAGAACTCAACCAACCTACACTCAAAACCAAATATTGCCAGAACAACCTAAAATTCAACATCAAGAAGAACCTACAAATCATAATGTggatataaaagaaaatcaaGAACCTATTAAGAAGGATTTACCGATTACtgaag CCGTTTCTCCTGGAGATCAACCAAAACCGTTATATGCACAGCTCTTCAAATCTGGTGCACGATCAACAGAGACCCATGCTGAAGCCCCGCAACCACCTGCTTCTGTACCGACACAAAATTACTCAACTCCTTCTTTACCTAAAGCAACTTCACCa gttcgaaataatgattattcaaGCAATTCCTTTTCTAATAATCAGTATGAGCAAAGAGGCAATGCTAATAGAAATATGAGAAACAACTATAATGGTAGAGGTGGAGTTGGTGGAAGAAATCTGAATGATAGACCAAGCAGAAATTCTTTTAACAATCGTGAAAATG gATACAACAGTGGTCCTGGTAACGACCTTAGGATTAACAGAGGTAACCAATCTGGGTCTTACAATGGTATGTTCCAGTCAGATGAACAACAATTGTTTATTGGAAAAATCCCTCCAGAGGTTCAAGAAAGTGACTTACGG aacttATTCGAAAAATTTGGTAATTTATTGGATGTACGAATAATGAAAGGAGGTAGCAAAACTGGTGATCCATCTATGAATGGTAATTTTGGTTTCGTCATTTTCGAAAGCATAGATACGGCACATAAAGTACTAAAAAGTCGa cccATTATGCTTCCTGGTGAAAATGGCATTAAGTTGAatgttgaagaaaaaaaaaataagtcgaGAAGTTCAATGGTGAATTCTGAAGGTGGCAGTGGTGGTGGAGGTAGTTTAGGCCGTGGTGGTATGCGTACGGGCAACAATCGTGGAGGTTTCAATAGAAACCAGAATGATGGACCTAGAAACAACAACTTTAGgcgtcaaaattaa